One window from the genome of Chrysemys picta bellii isolate R12L10 chromosome 15, ASM1138683v2, whole genome shotgun sequence encodes:
- the LOC135975839 gene encoding uncharacterized protein LOC135975839 translates to MQSSPAVMAVQSGNRKRAPAWTDREVLDLIAVWGDESVLSELRSKRRNAKIYEKISKDMAERGYSRDATQCRVKIKELRQGYQKTKEANGRSGSHPQTSRFYEALHSILGAAATTTPPVTVDSEDGILSTAGSSDMLGDGEDEEGDEEGEAVGSSHNADFPDSQDLFITLTEIPYEASPAITPDTESGEGSATPSATVSQPSLESHSQRLARIRRRKKRTREDMFSELMASSQAQAAQQTQWRENLTRMHQANMDREERWRQEDQQATQTLLGLLREQTDTLRRLVDVLQERRQEDRAPLQSISNRPPPPPSPIPTSPKVQRRRGGRVPANSHSTPAESSSSRRLSFPKI, encoded by the exons atgcagagctctccagcagtgatggccgtgcagtctgggaatagaaagagagccccagcatggactgatcgtgaagtcttggatctcatcgctgtgtggggcgatgagtccgtgctttccgagctgcgatccaaaagaaggaatgcaaagatctacgagaagatctctaaagacatggcagagagaggatacagccgggatgcaacgcagtgccgcgtgaaaatcaaggagctgagacaaggctaccagaagaccaaagaggcaaacggacgctccggatcccatccccagacatcccgtttctacgaggcactgcattccatcctcggtgctgccgccaccactaccccaccagtgaccgtggactctgaggatgggatactgtccacggccggttcctcagacatgttaggggacggggaagatgaggaaggagatgaggagggcgaggcagttggcagctctcacaacgctgatttccccgacagccaggatctcttcatcacccttacagagatcccctacgaagcgtccccagccattaccccggacacagaatctggtgaaggatcagcca ccccgtctgcgactgtctcacaacctagcctggaatcacactcccagaggctagcgcggattaggcgtaggaagaagaggacacgggaggacatgttctctgagcttatggcctcttcccaagcccaggcagcacagcagacccagtggcgggagaacttgacccgaatgcaccaagccaacatggatcgggaggagaggtggcggcaggaagaccagcaggcgactcaaacgctgcttggactactgagggagcaaacggacacgctccggcgccttgtggatgttctgcaggaacggaggcaggaggacagagccccgctgcagtccatctctaaccgccctcccccgccaccaagtcccatacccacctcacccaaagtgcaaagaaggagaggcggcagagtccctgctaactctcactccacccctgcagagagctctagtagcagaaggctctcatttcccaaaatttga